GTTGAATACGTTTTAAGGATTCTCACGATTAAAAATAAGAAAGCATATATTTTCAGTTTTTTCGGAATTATTGATTTTCTCGCCATACTTCCTTTTTATCTGAGTCTGTTTTTCCCGATTACGAAGTATTTTCTGATTTTAAGAATGCTGAGAATGCTCAGAGTATTCCGGATTTTCAATCTCCTGGACTTTATGAACGATGGGTATTTCATCGTGAGAGCACTGAAACACAGTTCACGAAAAATTTATATTTTTCTTCTGTTCCTAGTGATATTCTGTGTTATCGTAGGATCACTAATGTTTATGGTGGAAGGTCACCGAGAAGGATTCGAGAGCATTCCGCAAAGTATTTACTGGGCAGTGGTAACGGTAACTACGGTAGGATACGGTGATGTTTCGCCCGGCACCCCACTGGGAAAATTCCTCTCTGTACTTCTGATGCTTGCCGGTTACTCTATCATCGCAGTACCAACCGGAATTGTGACCGCCGAAATGAGGAACAAAAGACAAAATCTTGAAAAGGTCTGCGGCCGATGCGGGAACGATGATATTGATGACGATGCACGATACTGCAAAATCTGCGG
The window above is part of the Kaistella faecalis genome. Proteins encoded here:
- a CDS encoding ion transporter; the encoded protein is MEKEHDFISERTKWKRQVYRIIFLSDTKLGKLFDLVLLLLILLSTFIVMMESVQIFDAKLHLLFVILEIIITAFFTVEYVLRILTIKNKKAYIFSFFGIIDFLAILPFYLSLFFPITKYFLILRMLRMLRVFRIFNLLDFMNDGYFIVRALKHSSRKIYIFLLFLVIFCVIVGSLMFMVEGHREGFESIPQSIYWAVVTVTTVGYGDVSPGTPLGKFLSVLLMLAGYSIIAVPTGIVTAEMRNKRQNLEKVCGRCGNDDIDDDARYCKICGEKVV